The Erythrolamprus reginae isolate rEryReg1 chromosome 5, rEryReg1.hap1, whole genome shotgun sequence genome window below encodes:
- the FGF8 gene encoding fibroblast growth factor 8: MNLFSSIFSYLLLHLFAFCLQAQVTVQSPPNFTQHVREQSLVTDQLSRRLVRTYQLYSRTSGKHVQVLDNKKINAMAEDGDAHAKLIVETDTFGSRVRIKGAETGFYICMNKKGKLIGKSNGKGKDCVFTEIVLENNYTALQNAKYEGWYMAFTRKGRPRKGSKTRQHQREVHFMKRLPKGHQTTEPHRRFEFLNYPFNRRSKRTRNSSPKPSP, translated from the exons ATGAATCTCTTCTCTTCCATATTCAGTTATTT GCTACTGCACTTGTTTGCTTTCTGCTTGCAGGCACAG GTAACTGTTCAGTCCCCACCTAATTTTACACAGCATGTGAGGGAGCAGAGCCTGGTGACCGACCAACTAAGCCGGAGACTCGTCCGGACCTATCAGCTATACAGCCGGACCAGCGGGAAGCATGTTCAAGTCCTGGACAACAAGAAAATCAATGCTATGGCAGAAGACGGGGATGCTCATG ctaagcTTATTGTGGAGACTGATACTTTTGGGAGCAGAGTAAGAATCAAGGGAGCAGAGACAGGCTTCTATATTTGCATGAACAAAAAAGGAAAGCTGATTGGCAAG AGCAACGGCAAAGGCAAGGATTGTGTCTTCACCGAGATTGTGCTGGAGAACAACTACACAGCGTTGCAAAATGCAAAATACGAAGGATGGTACATGGCCTTCACCCGGAAGGGACGTCCCCGCAAAGGCTCCAAGACCCGTCAGCATCAGCGTGAGGTCCACTTCATGAAGCGGCTGCCCAAAGGCCACCAGACAACGGAACCTCACAGACGCTTCGAATTTCTCAATTACCCTTTCAACCGAAGGAGCAAAAGGACTCGAAACTCCAGTCCAAAGCCATCGCCCTGA